Proteins from a genomic interval of Rosa chinensis cultivar Old Blush chromosome 2, RchiOBHm-V2, whole genome shotgun sequence:
- the LOC112184110 gene encoding uncharacterized protein LOC112184110 — protein MDPILKYMVDGLAPDDKVKAWRLQLRSAQYMIMNAKLYRRSHCFPNLKCVTLEDGHKIMKDIHAGVCGNHAGSRSLAHKTLRAGYFWPTISALAQTISSSCHKCQMFGVPDTIVTDNGTQFDNDELRAYTENLGTRILYASLAHPQTNGQVEAINKIIKKILKKKLDEAKGL, from the exons ATGGATCcaattttgaagtacatggtTGACGGTCTGGCCCCGGACGATAAGGTTAAGGCCTGGCGACTCCAATTAAGGTCAGCTCAATACATGATCATGAATGCAAAGTTATACAGGAGAAGTCATTGCTTCCCCAACCTCAAGTGTGTGACACTAGAGGACGGccacaaaataatgaaggacatACACGCTGGTGTATGCGGTAACCATGCAGGGTCCCGGTCTCTTGCACACAAGACCTTGAGGGCAGGATACTTCTGGCCAACCATATCGGCCCTAGCCCAAACAATATCGAGTtcttgccacaagtgccaaat GTTTGGAGTCCCGGACACCATAGTTACGGACAATGGCACCCAGTTTGACAATGATGAACTAAGGGCTTACACTGAGAACCTAGGCACCAGAATCCTCTATGCATCCCtggctcacccccagaccaacggtcaagTCGAGGCcatcaacaagataatcaagaagataCTGAAGAAGAAGCTCGATGAAGCCAAGGGTCTTTAG